Proteins encoded together in one Candidatus Baltobacteraceae bacterium window:
- a CDS encoding choice-of-anchor tandem repeat GloVer-containing protein: MRHRLLVLVAAATTIALTLASCGRATLPFGSGTSPDETARSSGYKTFSFLGQPAGANPYAGLVYIKGVFYGTTQQGGKYDDGTVFKFAANKSTVLYSFKGSPRDGSHPLGKLVVVKGALYGTTENGGPTGTGTIFKIVGKKETVLYGFKSGSDGGSPTAGMIYEHGTFYGTTNMGGTYSMGTAFSFRGSTETVLHSFGASPDGQFPYGPLVDVDGSFFGTTTTGGTHGMGTIFKLSGTTETALYNFGDVSNDGGAPHSGLTDVGGALYGTTQQGGPTNNGTVFKFAGTAETTVYAFRGLNGDDGNAPYAGVISVKGALYGVTSEGGKTNNGVLFKIVGTREKVVHNFASTNSNDAKGPMGDLIDVTGTLYGTAFIGGSAGDGAVFTQKLK, translated from the coding sequence ATGCGCCACCGATTGCTCGTTCTTGTTGCCGCCGCGACGACGATTGCCTTGACGTTAGCTTCTTGCGGACGCGCGACGCTGCCATTCGGGTCGGGGACCTCACCCGACGAAACGGCAAGGAGCTCCGGCTACAAAACCTTCAGCTTTCTCGGGCAGCCGGCAGGCGCAAATCCGTACGCGGGTCTCGTCTACATAAAGGGCGTGTTCTACGGCACGACTCAGCAAGGCGGAAAGTACGACGACGGAACGGTCTTCAAGTTTGCCGCCAACAAGTCAACGGTGCTCTACAGTTTCAAGGGCTCCCCGCGCGACGGCAGCCATCCCTTGGGAAAGCTCGTCGTCGTCAAGGGCGCGCTATATGGCACGACAGAGAACGGCGGACCGACTGGAACCGGGACGATTTTCAAAATCGTCGGTAAGAAAGAGACGGTACTCTACGGTTTCAAATCGGGAAGCGACGGCGGAAGCCCGACGGCTGGAATGATCTACGAGCACGGTACGTTTTACGGCACGACGAATATGGGCGGAACGTACAGCATGGGAACCGCGTTTTCGTTCCGCGGTTCGACCGAAACCGTGCTGCACAGCTTCGGCGCGTCCCCCGACGGACAGTTCCCGTACGGACCTTTAGTCGACGTCGACGGCAGCTTCTTCGGCACGACGACAACCGGCGGCACGCATGGCATGGGAACGATCTTTAAACTCAGCGGCACGACCGAGACGGCGTTGTATAACTTTGGAGACGTATCCAATGACGGGGGCGCCCCACATTCCGGTTTAACCGACGTGGGGGGCGCGCTGTATGGCACAACTCAACAAGGTGGTCCCACTAACAACGGGACCGTCTTTAAGTTTGCCGGCACCGCTGAAACGACGGTATACGCCTTTCGTGGTTTGAACGGCGACGACGGAAACGCTCCGTATGCCGGTGTGATTAGCGTAAAAGGCGCACTGTATGGAGTCACCTCCGAGGGCGGCAAGACGAACAACGGAGTCCTATTTAAGATCGTTGGAACACGTGAGAAAGTCGTGCACAATTTCGCAAGCACGAACAGCAACGACGCCAAAGGTCCGATGGGCGACCTCATTGACGTCACTGGAACGCTCTACGGCACGGCGTTCATAGGCGGATCGGCAGGCGATGGCGCAGTCTTCACGCAGAAGCTCAAATAA
- a CDS encoding MEDS domain-containing protein, which yields MKSHLTDCGIPGIAEIPYGFHMCHFYPSGRVLLDGLTAYFQAGVRNNELCLWVGSLPLPASDIHREVTKYPDLVKAAESGQLRILDALDWFGEPSVLDAGRMVQRWIAEEERAALDGFEGLRATSNISFVPPEHWHRFIEYERVLHESLPSRRILIWCTYDREDCGPVELMEVAGHHHAVLEKGSKANRDDHYWEVFMPESQGNIVQNGRFPAA from the coding sequence ATGAAATCCCATCTTACCGATTGCGGAATACCAGGGATCGCCGAAATCCCGTATGGCTTCCATATGTGTCACTTCTATCCGTCTGGTCGCGTGCTGCTCGATGGGCTGACCGCCTACTTTCAGGCGGGGGTGCGTAACAACGAGCTCTGCCTGTGGGTAGGATCGTTGCCGTTGCCGGCCAGCGACATACATCGAGAGGTCACGAAGTATCCTGACCTCGTAAAGGCGGCCGAATCCGGGCAACTACGAATTTTGGACGCCCTGGACTGGTTCGGTGAACCATCGGTACTCGACGCGGGGCGCATGGTCCAGCGTTGGATCGCTGAGGAGGAGCGCGCCGCGCTCGACGGCTTCGAGGGCTTGCGGGCCACAAGTAATATCAGTTTCGTACCGCCCGAACATTGGCACCGTTTTATTGAATACGAACGAGTTTTGCACGAGAGTTTGCCTTCAAGGCGCATCCTAATCTGGTGTACGTATGACCGCGAAGACTGCGGGCCGGTGGAATTGATGGAGGTTGCCGGCCATCATCACGCAGTTCTGGAAAAAGGCTCCAAAGCCAACCGCGACGACCATTATTGGGAAGTCTTCATGCCGGAATCCCAGGGAAACATCGTGCAGAACGGTCGGTTCCCGGCTGCCTAG
- a CDS encoding DUF4760 domain-containing protein, with protein sequence MEFVNTVATLGTFLVIAATAIAAIVQLRHMRGSNQITAFSQLQEIMESPELQAARHFVRTDLKDVLKDPVFRYQITHRRNMTAQNQAAWSQITHLGNSYEAMGVLVKHGLVDRKLVLDIFFGQINSTWDTLAPVTAIVRRDEGMGLWEHFEYLTVLSRAWLAAHQSGTYPAGMPRIDLQDEWLEVDRQYAASLAPA encoded by the coding sequence TTGGAGTTCGTTAATACCGTTGCCACACTCGGCACGTTCTTAGTCATCGCTGCGACCGCTATCGCAGCAATCGTTCAGTTGCGCCATATGCGCGGCAGTAATCAGATCACCGCCTTTAGCCAATTGCAGGAGATTATGGAAAGCCCCGAGCTACAAGCCGCGCGTCATTTCGTGCGTACCGACTTGAAGGACGTGCTTAAGGATCCCGTCTTTCGATATCAGATAACCCATCGGCGGAACATGACCGCGCAAAACCAGGCCGCCTGGAGTCAGATCACACACCTCGGCAATTCGTATGAGGCGATGGGAGTTCTCGTCAAGCACGGGCTAGTTGATAGAAAGCTGGTACTCGATATCTTCTTTGGACAGATCAATTCAACGTGGGACACGCTCGCGCCGGTAACGGCCATAGTTCGACGAGACGAAGGCATGGGTCTGTGGGAGCACTTCGAGTATCTGACGGTCCTCTCGAGGGCGTGGCTCGCCGCGCATCAAAGCGGAACATACCCTGCCGGAATGCCTCGCATCGACCTTCAGGACGAGTGGCTCGAAGTCGATCGGCAGTATGCGGCCTCGCTTGCACCCGCGTAG
- a CDS encoding AAA family ATPase, translating to MIVRPVVCRRFIGRQAELAYLQEARLEAGASRGGLIFVAGDAGLGKSRLISEFCRSLAYSRWRTAFGSCREFGGRPYGALLDALSSFDSSATRLAAESKQQYFEGIVGRLGATASRQALLLVIEDLHWADAATLDLLAYLGSKIHRMRILVLASFRPDALYAGHPAAAAIERVGRAAQAGRIDLSPLHGIELQAFINEALAGFSLGDEKRRAIALAGEGNPFFTEELLKNALQEAAEGDDGDGNGNGRVPQSLRTTLLERLRPLEADDRHIVTHAALIGRTFALDLLATVVGTEPERLVPTLRRARDFQLIDELGPNLFRFRHGLTRDAIYGNFLRTELRPLHRRIASALENAPSDARSTEALAYHWWAAGNGELCLRYNELAGDSARKVHAHEDAIAFYERALTPENIDPLARGSILEKIANLRLVLSMAEEGQAAYSAAADVFAAASAFEREAVCRVRAAMTAYTIQLSDTTAPLERMLARLDETEYLARGRLHVGIAWIAAALRCPSRAGAHLEQVDPRATSEATDVAVRYHNVAACVAAALGDADRFRREHAAWLDAARAHGAGAMAGVYYNGAKFFAAFGLHEEARENIDQALRVARETRNRHAEECAYATAALCYVLSGDLRSARQAIDKIPATTDNRVNIIFASGAGAALGAYLGDETLIEKWFDRFEASILSAPEIESGFGFSEVLVRRGRYKDAEELLHRVLPECELVRGEVPTLLAIGRYGAPDDRARAREYLVRAGNAENTIEGPALALFDAMCQSEGQPEQAKRLAREAADGFRRVRTPLLEAAAHEMAGDVGAALALYRRCGATYHVARLEGGASEGADSLDSGTHAEISVLSMREREIVVLAAGGQSNLEIALRLSISHKTVEKHLGAAYQKLGVSSRRALRSYVRR from the coding sequence GTGATCGTTCGACCCGTTGTCTGTCGCCGGTTCATTGGTCGGCAGGCGGAGCTCGCATATCTTCAAGAGGCGCGCCTCGAAGCGGGCGCTTCTCGCGGCGGCTTGATCTTTGTTGCCGGAGACGCCGGCCTGGGCAAGTCACGGCTCATCTCAGAGTTTTGCCGCTCTTTGGCCTATTCTCGTTGGCGAACCGCTTTCGGTTCATGCAGGGAGTTTGGAGGCCGCCCCTATGGTGCACTTTTAGACGCGCTATCTAGCTTCGACTCCAGCGCGACACGGCTTGCCGCCGAATCGAAACAGCAATACTTCGAGGGAATCGTGGGACGGTTAGGCGCAACGGCCTCGCGCCAAGCGTTGCTTCTCGTCATCGAAGACTTGCATTGGGCTGACGCAGCGACGCTCGATTTGCTCGCGTACCTCGGTTCGAAAATCCATCGGATGCGAATCTTGGTTCTCGCTTCCTTTCGACCCGACGCTCTCTACGCCGGGCATCCCGCGGCCGCTGCTATCGAAAGGGTTGGACGTGCCGCGCAAGCCGGTCGCATCGACCTGTCCCCACTCCACGGGATCGAGCTGCAGGCGTTTATCAATGAGGCGTTAGCCGGCTTCAGTCTCGGCGATGAGAAAAGGCGTGCGATTGCACTCGCCGGCGAGGGAAACCCGTTTTTTACCGAGGAGTTACTCAAAAATGCGCTACAGGAAGCCGCCGAAGGCGACGACGGCGACGGCAACGGCAACGGGCGCGTACCTCAGAGTTTGCGAACCACTCTGCTCGAGAGGTTGCGGCCGCTTGAGGCTGACGATCGCCACATCGTTACGCATGCAGCGCTCATTGGACGAACCTTTGCGCTCGATCTCCTGGCGACGGTCGTCGGCACTGAGCCCGAGCGCCTAGTTCCAACCTTAAGGCGCGCTCGCGATTTTCAGCTCATCGATGAGCTGGGCCCCAATCTCTTTAGATTTCGCCACGGGCTCACGCGCGATGCTATTTACGGCAATTTTCTTCGCACGGAACTACGCCCGCTTCACCGCCGAATCGCATCGGCGCTAGAGAATGCGCCAAGCGACGCACGGTCGACCGAAGCCCTGGCCTATCACTGGTGGGCGGCCGGCAATGGCGAGCTTTGCCTTCGGTATAACGAGCTGGCAGGCGACAGCGCTCGGAAAGTGCACGCGCACGAAGACGCGATTGCGTTCTACGAACGTGCGCTCACGCCGGAAAACATCGATCCGTTAGCGCGCGGCTCTATTCTGGAAAAGATTGCGAATCTGCGCTTGGTGTTGAGTATGGCCGAAGAAGGGCAGGCGGCCTATAGCGCCGCCGCCGACGTCTTCGCAGCAGCCTCAGCATTCGAACGCGAGGCGGTTTGCCGCGTTCGTGCGGCCATGACGGCCTACACGATCCAGTTATCCGATACCACGGCCCCTTTGGAGCGGATGCTGGCGCGGCTCGACGAGACCGAATACCTCGCGCGCGGCCGGCTGCACGTTGGCATTGCGTGGATCGCTGCCGCACTGCGCTGTCCGTCCCGCGCAGGAGCCCACCTAGAACAGGTCGATCCGCGAGCCACGAGCGAGGCAACGGACGTCGCGGTGCGATATCATAACGTCGCGGCGTGTGTTGCCGCGGCCCTAGGTGATGCCGATCGTTTTCGACGCGAACACGCGGCGTGGCTCGATGCAGCCCGAGCGCACGGCGCCGGCGCAATGGCCGGCGTCTATTACAATGGTGCCAAGTTTTTTGCTGCCTTCGGACTGCACGAGGAGGCGCGTGAAAACATCGACCAAGCATTACGAGTTGCGCGCGAAACGCGTAACCGCCATGCCGAAGAATGTGCGTACGCGACTGCAGCGCTATGTTACGTATTGAGCGGAGATCTGCGAAGTGCTCGCCAGGCTATCGACAAGATTCCGGCGACGACGGACAATCGCGTCAATATCATCTTCGCCTCGGGTGCGGGAGCCGCGCTGGGAGCCTATCTCGGCGACGAAACCTTGATCGAGAAGTGGTTCGATCGATTCGAAGCCTCAATCTTGTCGGCGCCGGAAATCGAGAGCGGCTTCGGGTTTTCCGAGGTGCTGGTGCGTCGCGGGCGCTACAAAGATGCTGAGGAACTCTTGCACCGCGTGCTGCCTGAGTGTGAGCTCGTGCGCGGCGAAGTTCCAACGTTGCTCGCTATCGGGCGCTATGGAGCGCCGGACGATCGCGCGCGGGCACGTGAATATTTGGTACGCGCCGGCAACGCCGAGAACACGATCGAAGGCCCAGCTCTCGCGCTCTTCGATGCGATGTGCCAATCCGAGGGACAGCCGGAGCAGGCGAAGCGGTTGGCGAGAGAGGCGGCTGACGGGTTCCGCCGCGTTCGCACCCCGCTTCTCGAGGCCGCGGCTCACGAAATGGCGGGAGACGTCGGCGCGGCGCTAGCGTTGTACCGCCGTTGCGGCGCAACGTACCACGTTGCACGCCTCGAAGGCGGCGCCTCAGAGGGCGCCGATTCACTCGACTCGGGCACTCATGCGGAGATTTCGGTCCTATCGATGCGGGAACGTGAGATCGTCGTCCTGGCGGCGGGGGGTCAATCGAATTTGGAGATCGCCCTCCGCCTTTCGATTAGTCACAAGACCGTGGAAAAGCATCTCGGAGCGGCGTATCAAAAGCTCGGCGTGTCCTCACGTCGAGCCCTTCGGTCGTACGTTCGAAGGTAG
- a CDS encoding PQQ-binding-like beta-propeller repeat protein — MQHIRSIASGIVLFTFPASLLGGCASSVAPVAPVSSLAHRAIVQTAASWEAGKKTEQWLQFGFDAGHSGYNPLEKIVNAKTLKKLKIAWNDKKIIQPGGIVVDHNVAYIDDMGQAKQGLYALNATTGARKWYTNLQLNGSWGSFTHAVAVVAGKVVVSPCSNGSTSMFLTGLCGVNAKTGKVLWRTYCTQYQGNPCGGLVNGGTSPTLYGNLVYFQSTQGVNEQPDTEALDPRTGAIVWDVPGVYHCPDAGDGSNNPLPAANGLVFAVLGCQGSQGATEICALSAATGAAVWCDQSPTTYIEDLIADGSHVYLTEPTSNLNVVALDTNTGAQAWTVTLPGGNYSAMATADQRLFVEDDGPGVYALSTATGKSLWSYTANANLYVGGVLSVANGIVYADGGGGNNGNVAITALSQKSGHLIWTSGSIGNGGARMTPVVLNGTVYAGCYTMCSFTVPAK, encoded by the coding sequence ATGCAACATATACGATCGATTGCTTCGGGAATTGTGCTCTTCACATTCCCAGCCTCACTCCTGGGCGGCTGCGCGTCGTCCGTCGCGCCCGTTGCGCCGGTTTCGTCGCTCGCTCATCGGGCGATCGTGCAAACGGCCGCAAGCTGGGAAGCCGGCAAGAAAACGGAGCAATGGCTTCAGTTCGGCTTCGATGCGGGACACAGCGGCTACAATCCGCTCGAGAAGATCGTCAACGCCAAGACCCTCAAGAAGCTAAAAATCGCTTGGAACGACAAAAAGATCATTCAGCCCGGGGGCATCGTCGTCGATCACAACGTCGCCTACATTGACGACATGGGTCAAGCCAAGCAAGGGCTGTACGCGCTCAATGCGACCACCGGCGCGCGGAAGTGGTATACGAACCTTCAGCTCAACGGCAGTTGGGGAAGTTTTACTCACGCGGTGGCGGTGGTTGCGGGCAAGGTCGTCGTCTCGCCCTGCAGCAACGGTTCGACGAGCATGTTCTTGACCGGCCTTTGCGGCGTCAATGCGAAAACCGGCAAAGTGCTGTGGCGAACGTACTGCACGCAGTACCAGGGAAATCCGTGCGGCGGTCTTGTCAACGGCGGCACGTCGCCGACGCTCTATGGTAATCTCGTGTATTTTCAGAGCACGCAAGGTGTCAACGAGCAGCCCGACACTGAGGCGCTCGATCCAAGAACCGGTGCTATCGTGTGGGATGTGCCCGGCGTTTATCACTGCCCGGACGCCGGCGATGGGAGCAATAATCCTTTGCCCGCGGCAAATGGCCTAGTGTTCGCCGTGCTGGGCTGTCAAGGTTCGCAGGGTGCCACCGAGATCTGTGCGCTATCTGCCGCGACGGGGGCCGCCGTATGGTGCGATCAGTCTCCAACGACCTACATTGAGGATCTCATTGCAGACGGCAGTCACGTGTACTTGACGGAGCCTACCAGCAATCTCAACGTGGTCGCGCTCGATACCAACACTGGTGCGCAAGCTTGGACGGTGACGCTGCCGGGCGGGAATTACTCAGCGATGGCTACCGCAGACCAACGGCTTTTTGTCGAAGATGACGGACCGGGAGTCTACGCTTTATCGACGGCCACTGGAAAGTCACTCTGGAGCTATACGGCTAATGCGAATCTCTACGTAGGCGGCGTCTTGTCCGTCGCCAACGGTATCGTCTACGCCGACGGCGGCGGCGGAAACAACGGCAACGTCGCCATTACGGCGTTGAGTCAAAAGAGCGGGCACCTGATCTGGACGAGCGGTTCGATCGGCAACGGCGGAGCGCGAATGACGCCGGTGGTCCTCAACGGGACGGTGTACGCGGGATGTTACACGATGTGCTCGTTCACCGTGCCGGCCAAATGA
- a CDS encoding DUF4760 domain-containing protein: MELVNTVATLGTLVVIAATAIAALIQLRHMRGSNQIVALTECRETLESPAFREAQRFVSYELPTRIEDPKEVLRIAQPQSQFQDEYQAIDTVGNFFESLGVFVKNGIIDKTLACDTWSHVVLRNWNALLPIITFVRKDLDAPGIWENFEYLAVLAQRFSHDHPTGTYPKGFPRMPEERSFIEAVEKAKASERPVASSTDGT; encoded by the coding sequence TTGGAACTCGTTAACACGGTCGCGACGCTAGGCACACTCGTGGTCATTGCTGCGACCGCAATCGCCGCCTTAATTCAACTGCGGCACATGCGTGGAAGCAATCAGATCGTCGCGTTGACCGAATGTCGCGAAACGCTGGAATCGCCGGCGTTCAGGGAGGCGCAGCGCTTTGTCAGCTACGAGCTCCCCACGCGCATCGAGGATCCGAAGGAGGTGCTGCGGATCGCGCAGCCTCAGTCGCAGTTTCAGGACGAGTATCAGGCGATCGACACGGTGGGGAATTTCTTCGAAAGCCTGGGGGTCTTCGTCAAGAACGGGATCATCGACAAAACCCTTGCATGCGATACATGGTCGCACGTCGTTTTGCGGAACTGGAACGCACTGCTACCGATTATTACGTTCGTGCGAAAAGACCTGGATGCGCCTGGGATTTGGGAGAACTTCGAATACTTGGCCGTGCTCGCTCAACGTTTCTCGCACGATCACCCAACGGGAACATACCCGAAGGGCTTTCCGCGCATGCCCGAAGAACGCTCGTTCATCGAGGCGGTTGAAAAAGCCAAAGCGTCAGAGAGACCGGTCGCATCGTCGACCGACGGCACATAG
- a CDS encoding MEDS domain-containing protein gives MSNNDWKRLLAEPGLDGHIVQLYQDSDFYGEAISHFAAEGLVRGESVILVATEPNWQSISARLRNKGFDVPDLFDRGQLTFLNANDTLPLFMRGSMPDGNIFKPLAHETIQRARRGGTYSGVRWWGEMVNVLYVEGNGEGSNRLEQFFDDVAHEATIPIFCSFFMDRYSPAIYEQAFANVCATHGHVIPAQDYVSHRQAVNKAITEVVGPIEGELLRSMASWKRNAAGMPSSQQALLWVKEAVPAHFQDVLERAKAYDMPAVEGGKP, from the coding sequence TTGAGCAATAACGATTGGAAGCGTCTCTTAGCCGAGCCGGGGTTGGACGGGCACATCGTCCAGCTCTATCAGGATTCCGATTTCTATGGCGAAGCGATCAGTCACTTTGCCGCAGAGGGACTAGTGCGCGGCGAATCCGTCATCCTCGTCGCCACGGAACCGAACTGGCAGAGTATTTCGGCGCGGCTTAGGAATAAAGGTTTCGACGTTCCCGATCTCTTTGATCGCGGACAACTCACGTTTTTGAACGCGAATGATACGTTGCCGTTATTCATGCGCGGCAGCATGCCGGATGGAAATATTTTCAAACCGCTGGCCCACGAAACCATTCAAAGGGCACGCCGTGGCGGGACGTATTCGGGCGTGCGCTGGTGGGGAGAGATGGTCAACGTTCTTTACGTTGAGGGCAACGGCGAAGGATCCAATCGGCTGGAGCAGTTTTTCGACGATGTAGCGCACGAGGCAACGATCCCCATTTTTTGCTCGTTTTTCATGGACCGATATAGTCCCGCTATTTACGAGCAGGCCTTTGCAAACGTGTGCGCCACACATGGGCACGTCATCCCGGCACAGGATTACGTCAGTCACCGGCAAGCCGTGAATAAAGCCATTACCGAGGTCGTCGGGCCGATCGAAGGTGAGCTGCTGCGTTCGATGGCCTCGTGGAAGCGTAACGCCGCGGGAATGCCGTCTTCGCAGCAGGCGCTGCTCTGGGTCAAGGAAGCCGTGCCCGCTCATTTCCAAGATGTGCTGGAAAGAGCGAAAGCATACGATATGCCTGCGGTCGAGGGTGGGAAGCCGTGA